The following is a genomic window from Aeromonas sp. FDAARGOS 1405.
GGTCTGATCGAAATGCTGGATCTGAAGCGCCCGATCTACCAGGCTACCGCTGCCTACGGTCACTTCGGTCGCGACGAGTTCCCGTGGGAGCAGACCGACAAGGCCGAACTGCTGCGTTCTGCCGCTGGCCTGTAAGGCTCGCTGTTGTGATAAAAGGGGAGCCTGGCTCCCCTTTTGCTTATCCGCCATTTGACGAGATGTTGATGTCTGCCACTCCTGCCCAGCTTGTCGCCCTGCTGCAACAACGCGTAGAAGCCTGCTTTGTGCAGGCCGAGGCGCGCCTTGGCCGCACCTTCCCCCGCCCGCGGATCTACTGCAATATACGGGGCCGGGCGGCGGGATCGGCGCGGCTGCAAACCTGGGAGCTGCGCTTCAACCCTGCCCTCTATCAGGCCAACCAGCAGGCGTTTCTGGATGAGGTGGTGCCCCACGAGGTGGCCCATCTGCTGGTCTATGCCCTGTGGGGTGACGGGCGCGGCAAAAGCCGGGTATTGCCCCACGGCCGCCAGTGGCAATCGGTGATGCGGGAGGTGTTCGGCCTTGAGCCCAGAACCACCCACAGCTTCGATCTGGCAGTATTGGCCCAGCGCACCGTGCCCTATCGCTGTCACTGCCAGCAGCATCAACTCTCTATTCGCCGTCACAACAAGGTGGTGCGTGGCGAGGCCCGCTATCACTGCCGCCGCTGCAAGCAACCGCTGGAGCGGGAACGGCCGGAGCCAGAGCAGTAAGCCAGCTTGTGTCGCGCCCCTGTGGTAGGGTGCCCGCCATCGTTCGTCAATCACCCCGTTTTGCAAGGAATCCCATGCGTTTCATCTCCTCAATCGCTCTGACCCTGCTGGCCGGTTTACCGCTGCTCAGCGCCCCCCTGCACGCCCAGACCTTTCGCGAAGCCAAGCAGGATCTGGTGAAGCTCTATCGCAGCCAGCCTGCGGTCACCACCTTCTACTGCGGCTGCGACATCGACTATCAGGACAAGAAAATGAGCCCGGATCTGGCCAGCTGCGGCTATGAGCCGCGCAAGCAGGCCAAGCGCGCCGCCCGCATCGAGTGGGAACACGTGGTCCCCGCCTGGGAGTTCGGCCACCAGCTGCAATGCTGGCAGGATGGCGGTCGCAAGAACTGTGAAAAAGCGAGCCCCGAGTTCAACAAGATGGAGGGGGATATGCACAACCTCTTCCCCGCCATTGGCGAGGTGAACGGCGATCGGGCCAACTACCGCTTCTCCGACTGGAACGGCAAGCCGGATCAGTACGGCCAGTGCCAGATGCTGGTGGATTTCAAGGATCGTCGGGTGCAGCCGCCCAAGGGGCCGGTACGGGGCCAGATTGCCCGCGCCTACCTCTACATGAGCCAGCAGTATGGGCTGCGTCTGGCAGCGCAACAGCGTAAACTGTTTGAAGCCTGGGATCGCCAGTACCCGGCAGAGGGCTGGGAGTGCGAGCGCAACCGCCGCATCGGCAAGCTGCAGGGCAATACCAATCCCTTTATTGAAAAGCAGTGCCAATAACCCCATTTGACCAGGGAGGGGGATCGCCCCTCCTATCATGAAGCCCTTCCCTACTGCCGCGTGAGCCTTGCTCGCCGCAGGATATGAAGGGTTTCCAAGCAAGAGACTGACAAGCAGCCATGCGCATTCCACGTATCTATGAACCGGCCACCCTGCAAGTTGGCCAGACCATCGCCCTGTCGGAAGACGGCGCCAACCATATCGGCCGGGTACTGCGCATGCAGCCGGGCCAGCAGCTCGAGCTGTTCAACGGCGATGGCAATCAATATCCCGCCACCATCGCCAGCGTCGGCAAGAAGTCGGTGGAAGTGACCATCGACAGCTGCGACGTCCAATCGGTGGAGTCACCGCTGGCCATCCACCTCGGTCAGGTGATCAGCCGTGGCGACAAGATGGACTTCACCATCCAGAAATCGGTGGAGCTGGGCGTCACCTGCATCACCCCGCTCTTCTCCGAACGCTGCGGCGTCAAGCTGCCGGCCGATCGGCTGGAGAAGAAGCGCGAGCAGTGGCAGAAGGTGGTGATCAGCGCCTGCGAACAGTGCGGCCGCAACGTGGTGCCAGAGGTGCGCATGCCGATGGAGCTGGACGCCTGGCTGGCAGAAGAGACCAAGGAGCTCAAGCTCAACCTGCACCCGCGTGCCGAGTACAGCATCAACACCCTGCCCGTTCCCGAGCATGGGGTGCGCCTGCTGATTGGCCCGGAAGGGGGCTTGTCGAGCGACGAGATCGCCCGTACCGTGCAGGAAGATTTCAAAGAGATGCTGCTGGGGCCGCGGGTGCTGCGCACCGAAACCGCCGCCCTGACTGCGATTACTGCGCTGCAGTGCCGCTTTGGCGATCTAGCTTGATACTATCGGCCGCATCAATCAGCCCCATGGCTGCATCGACGCAGCCTCAAGCGGACGATTACGCTGCGCTAATCGACCCTACAACCCTATCGAGCCATTAAAAAGGAACAGCGGATGACCATTAAACTCGGCATCGTGATGGACCCCATCTCGGCCATCAACATCAAGAAAGATTCCAGCTTTGCCATGCTCGAAGAGGCGCAAAAGCGCGGCTATGAGCTCTTCTATCTGGAGATGAAGGATCTCTACATGGAAGCCGGTCGCGCCTTTGGCACCATGCGCCCGCTCACCGTCAAATATGACTATGCCGACTGGTACACCCTGGGCGAGGTGGTGGATCAGCCCCTCTCCAACCTCGATGTGATCCTGATGCGAAAGGATCCGCCGTTCGAT
Proteins encoded in this region:
- a CDS encoding SprT family zinc-dependent metalloprotease, which encodes MSATPAQLVALLQQRVEACFVQAEARLGRTFPRPRIYCNIRGRAAGSARLQTWELRFNPALYQANQQAFLDEVVPHEVAHLLVYALWGDGRGKSRVLPHGRQWQSVMREVFGLEPRTTHSFDLAVLAQRTVPYRCHCQQHQLSIRRHNKVVRGEARYHCRRCKQPLERERPEPEQ
- a CDS encoding endonuclease; translation: MRFISSIALTLLAGLPLLSAPLHAQTFREAKQDLVKLYRSQPAVTTFYCGCDIDYQDKKMSPDLASCGYEPRKQAKRAARIEWEHVVPAWEFGHQLQCWQDGGRKNCEKASPEFNKMEGDMHNLFPAIGEVNGDRANYRFSDWNGKPDQYGQCQMLVDFKDRRVQPPKGPVRGQIARAYLYMSQQYGLRLAAQQRKLFEAWDRQYPAEGWECERNRRIGKLQGNTNPFIEKQCQ
- the rsmE gene encoding 16S rRNA (uracil(1498)-N(3))-methyltransferase, with the protein product MRIPRIYEPATLQVGQTIALSEDGANHIGRVLRMQPGQQLELFNGDGNQYPATIASVGKKSVEVTIDSCDVQSVESPLAIHLGQVISRGDKMDFTIQKSVELGVTCITPLFSERCGVKLPADRLEKKREQWQKVVISACEQCGRNVVPEVRMPMELDAWLAEETKELKLNLHPRAEYSINTLPVPEHGVRLLIGPEGGLSSDEIARTVQEDFKEMLLGPRVLRTETAALTAITALQCRFGDLA